A window of the Cucurbita pepo subsp. pepo cultivar mu-cu-16 chromosome LG01, ASM280686v2, whole genome shotgun sequence genome harbors these coding sequences:
- the LOC111788785 gene encoding reticulocalbin-2-like isoform X1 — translation MGKLSILIGISIFSLLLILFFQTPSRRITPRHRRLRLRSNFTFNQPLHRQQQDHYAPFDPLIANIQLRREDEEWQNHSLDPSQSDAADSHPEWEEFINDEGRFNVTERLSSLFPNIDVNPTDGFISVEELTRWNWQQAMNAALHRTEREFETHDEDRDGFVSFSEYEPPSWVMAAGNSSSGYDIGWWNEEHFNASDADGNGALDMSEFNDFLHPADSRNPKLLLWLCRDVVRERDTSKDGKLSFSEFSPAIFDLVRRVDEDYGSLSSDDDQMEARAKKMFLELDKDEDGYLSATELLPVIGKIHPSEAYYARQQAEYIISQADSDNDELLTLNDMIDNPFVFYSSVFSEYEMDYYPYHDEFR, via the exons ATGGGGAAGCTCTCAATTTTGATCGGCATATCaatcttttcccttcttctaatccttttctttcaaaccCCATCACGACGCATCACCCCTCGCCACCGCCGCCTCCGCCTCCGCTCCAACTTCACCTTCAATCAGCCACTCCACCGTCAGCAACAAGACCACTACGCCCCCTTCGACCCTCTCATCGCCAACATCCAACTCCGCCGTGAGGACGAGGAATGGCAGAACCATTCCCTCGACCCTTCCCAATCCGATGCCGCCGATTCCCACCCAGAGTGGGAGGAGTTCATAAACGATGAGGGCAGGTTTAATGTCACCGAAAGATTGTCCTCTCTTTTCCCCAATATCGATGTGAACCCTACCGATGGGTTTATATCTGTAGAGGAATTGACTCGCTGGAACTGGCAGCAGGCCATGAATGCGGCTCTGCATCGGACTGAAAGGGAATTTGAAACTCACGATGAGGATCGTGATgggtttgtttccttctccgaGTACGAGCCCCCCAGTTGGGTTATGGCCGCTG GTAATAGTTCTTCCGGCTATGATATTGGCTGGTGGAATGAGGAGCATTTCAATGCATCAGATGCTGATGGGAATGGGGCTTTGGATATGTCTGAATTTAATGA CTTCTTGCATCCTGCTGACAGCAGGAATCCAAAGCTGCTTCTATGGCTGTGTAGAGATGTTGTAAG GGAAAGAGATACCAGCAAAGATGGAAAGCTCAGCTTCAGTGAGTTTTCCCCGGCAATTTTCGACTTAGTAAGAAGAGTCGATGAAGATTACGGTTCGTTGAGTTCAGATGATGATCAAATGGAGGCACGGGCAAAAAAGATGTTCTTAGAGCTTGACAAGGACGAAGATGG GTATCTTTCAGCGACAGAACTGCTGCCTGTTATTGGAAAGATCCATCCATCAGAAGCTTACTATGCAAGACAACAAGCAGAATACATCATCTCTCAG GCAGATAGTGATAACGATGAACTCCTAACTTTGAACGACATGATCGACAACCCGTTTGTGTTCTATAGCTCGGTTTTTAGTGAATACGAGATGGATTACTATCCGTACCACGATGAATTTCGTTAG
- the LOC111788785 gene encoding calumenin-B-like isoform X3, with protein MGKLSILIGISIFSLLLILFFQTPSRRITPRHRRLRLRSNFTFNQPLHRQQQDHYAPFDPLIANIQLRREDEEWQNHSLDPSQSDAADSHPEWEEFINDEGRFNVTERLSSLFPNIDVNPTDGFISVEELTRWNWQQAMNAALHRTEREFETHDEDRDGFVSFSEYEPPSWVMAAGNSSSGYDIGWWNEEHFNASDADGNGALDMSEFNDFLHPADSRNPKLLLWLCRDVVRERDTSKDGKLSFSEFSPAIFDLVRRVDEDYGSLSSDDDQMEARAKKMFLELDKDEDGYLSATELLPVIGKIHPSEAYYARQQAEYIISQA; from the exons ATGGGGAAGCTCTCAATTTTGATCGGCATATCaatcttttcccttcttctaatccttttctttcaaaccCCATCACGACGCATCACCCCTCGCCACCGCCGCCTCCGCCTCCGCTCCAACTTCACCTTCAATCAGCCACTCCACCGTCAGCAACAAGACCACTACGCCCCCTTCGACCCTCTCATCGCCAACATCCAACTCCGCCGTGAGGACGAGGAATGGCAGAACCATTCCCTCGACCCTTCCCAATCCGATGCCGCCGATTCCCACCCAGAGTGGGAGGAGTTCATAAACGATGAGGGCAGGTTTAATGTCACCGAAAGATTGTCCTCTCTTTTCCCCAATATCGATGTGAACCCTACCGATGGGTTTATATCTGTAGAGGAATTGACTCGCTGGAACTGGCAGCAGGCCATGAATGCGGCTCTGCATCGGACTGAAAGGGAATTTGAAACTCACGATGAGGATCGTGATgggtttgtttccttctccgaGTACGAGCCCCCCAGTTGGGTTATGGCCGCTG GTAATAGTTCTTCCGGCTATGATATTGGCTGGTGGAATGAGGAGCATTTCAATGCATCAGATGCTGATGGGAATGGGGCTTTGGATATGTCTGAATTTAATGA CTTCTTGCATCCTGCTGACAGCAGGAATCCAAAGCTGCTTCTATGGCTGTGTAGAGATGTTGTAAG GGAAAGAGATACCAGCAAAGATGGAAAGCTCAGCTTCAGTGAGTTTTCCCCGGCAATTTTCGACTTAGTAAGAAGAGTCGATGAAGATTACGGTTCGTTGAGTTCAGATGATGATCAAATGGAGGCACGGGCAAAAAAGATGTTCTTAGAGCTTGACAAGGACGAAGATGG GTATCTTTCAGCGACAGAACTGCTGCCTGTTATTGGAAAGATCCATCCATCAGAAGCTTACTATGCAAGACAACAAGCAGAATACATCATCTCTCAG GCCTGA
- the LOC111788785 gene encoding calumenin-B-like isoform X2: MGKLSILIGISIFSLLLILFFQTPSRRITPRHRRLRLRSNFTFNQPLHRQQQDHYAPFDPLIANIQLRREDEEWQNHSLDPSQSDAADSHPEWEEFINDEGRFNVTERLSSLFPNIDVNPTDGFISVEELTRWNWQQAMNAALHRTEREFETHDEDRDGFVSFSEYEPPSWVMAAGNSSSGYDIGWWNEEHFNASDADGNGALDMSEFNDFLHPADSRNPKLLLWLCRDVVRERDTSKDGKLSFSEFSPAIFDLVRRVDEDYGSLSSDDDQMEARAKKMFLELDKDEDGYLSATELLPVIGKIHPSEAYYARQQAEYIISQAHEMNDFNRFEGLKNRLLAL; this comes from the exons ATGGGGAAGCTCTCAATTTTGATCGGCATATCaatcttttcccttcttctaatccttttctttcaaaccCCATCACGACGCATCACCCCTCGCCACCGCCGCCTCCGCCTCCGCTCCAACTTCACCTTCAATCAGCCACTCCACCGTCAGCAACAAGACCACTACGCCCCCTTCGACCCTCTCATCGCCAACATCCAACTCCGCCGTGAGGACGAGGAATGGCAGAACCATTCCCTCGACCCTTCCCAATCCGATGCCGCCGATTCCCACCCAGAGTGGGAGGAGTTCATAAACGATGAGGGCAGGTTTAATGTCACCGAAAGATTGTCCTCTCTTTTCCCCAATATCGATGTGAACCCTACCGATGGGTTTATATCTGTAGAGGAATTGACTCGCTGGAACTGGCAGCAGGCCATGAATGCGGCTCTGCATCGGACTGAAAGGGAATTTGAAACTCACGATGAGGATCGTGATgggtttgtttccttctccgaGTACGAGCCCCCCAGTTGGGTTATGGCCGCTG GTAATAGTTCTTCCGGCTATGATATTGGCTGGTGGAATGAGGAGCATTTCAATGCATCAGATGCTGATGGGAATGGGGCTTTGGATATGTCTGAATTTAATGA CTTCTTGCATCCTGCTGACAGCAGGAATCCAAAGCTGCTTCTATGGCTGTGTAGAGATGTTGTAAG GGAAAGAGATACCAGCAAAGATGGAAAGCTCAGCTTCAGTGAGTTTTCCCCGGCAATTTTCGACTTAGTAAGAAGAGTCGATGAAGATTACGGTTCGTTGAGTTCAGATGATGATCAAATGGAGGCACGGGCAAAAAAGATGTTCTTAGAGCTTGACAAGGACGAAGATGG GTATCTTTCAGCGACAGAACTGCTGCCTGTTATTGGAAAGATCCATCCATCAGAAGCTTACTATGCAAGACAACAAGCAGAATACATCATCTCTCAG GCTCATGAGATGAATGATTTCAATCGTTTTGAAGGCCTGAAAAACAGACTCTTGGCGTTGTGA
- the LOC111806578 gene encoding protein ASPARTIC PROTEASE IN GUARD CELL 2-like encodes MFLKHPSSPLLLLLHLLLFLAAAAALARPSPPPNFLYLNVKPTKLELNHTHILPTLNFSDAHLQVTAQKFHNTTLKLNLLHRDKLPHVHAHRHAFNERIKRDAIRVATLIRRLSHAAAAAAQDNSYKVANFATDVVSGMEEGSGEFFVRVGVGSPPRSQYMVIDSGSDIVWVQCQPCTQCYQQSDPVFNPADSSSFAGVSCGSAVCDRLDNTDCHAGRCRYEVSYGDGSYTKGTLALETITMGQVMIRDVAIGCGHTNQGMFIGAAGLLGLGGGSMSFIGQLGGQTGGAFSYCLVSRDTGSTGTLEFGRGAMPVGATWISLIRNPRAPSFYYIGLAGVGVGGVRVPIPEETFQLSEYGTNGVVMDTGTAVTRLPTAAYEAFRDAFTAQTNNLPRAGGVSIFDTCFDLNGFESIRVPTVSFYFSDGPVLTLPAKNFLIPVNGAGTFCLAFAPSPSGLSIIGNIQQEGIQISIDGANGFVGFGPNVC; translated from the exons ATGTTCCTTAAACACCCCTCTTCCCCCCTTCTCCTCCTTCTCcatctcctcctcttcttggccgccgccgccgccctAGCCCGCCCATCTCCGCCGCCCAACTTCCTATACCTTAATGTCAAACCAACCAAATTGGAGCTTAATCACACTCACATTCTTCCTACCCTTAATTTCTCCGACGCCCACCTCCAAGTCACTGCTCAAAAATTCCACAATACTACGCTTAAGCTCAACCTTCTCCACCGAGATAAACTACCCCACGTCCATGCCCATCGCCACGCCTTCAATGAACGTATCAAAAGAGACGCCATAAGAGTCGCCACCCTCATCCGCCGCCTATCTCACGCCGCCGCCGCGGCGGCGCAAGATAACAGTTACAAGGTGGCCAATTTTGCCACGGATGTCGTTTCAG GGATGGAAGAAGGGAGTGGAGAGTTTTTTGTTCGGGTCGGAGTTGGGAGCCCGCCGAGGAGTCAGTACATGGTGATTGATTCCGGTAGTGATATCGTGTGGGTCCAATGTCAACCTTGTACCCAATGCTACCAACAGTCCGACCCGGTTTTCAACCCGGCTGATTCCTCCTCCTTCGCCGGTGTCTCTTGTGGCTCCGCCGTCTGTGACCGCCTTGATAACACTGACTGCCACGCTGGACGGTGTCGATATGAGGTGTCCTATGGGGACGGGTCTTACACTAAAGGCACTCTCGCCCTCGAAACTATTACCATGGGCCAG GTCATGATTCGTGACGTGGCGATTGGATGCGGTCACACGAATCAAGGCATGTTTATAGGGGCCGCTGGGTTACTCGGTCTCGGAGGAGGCTCAATGTCATTCATCGGGCAGCTCGGCGGTCAAACCGGTGGTGCATTCAGCTACTGTTTAGTGAGCCGAGATACGGGCTCGACCGGGACATTGGAATTCGGTCGTGGAGCAATGCCGGTAGGCGCCACGTGGATTTCCCTGATTAGAAACCCACGCGCCCCGAGCTTCTACTACATCGGACTCGCCGGCGTCGGCGTCGGTGGCGTTCGAGTTCCGATACCGGAAGAAACTTTTCAGCTCTCCGAGTACGGTACTAACGGCGTCGTAATGGACACTGGCACTGCTGTGACGCGTCTACCAACGGCAGCCTACGAGGCATTCCGCGATGCGTTCACAGCCCAAACCAACAACCTCCCACGCGCTGGTGGTGTGTCGATCTTTGACACGTGTTTCGATCTCAATGGGTTCGAGTCCATACGGGTGCCAACGGTGTCGTTTTACTTCTCCGACGGGCCGGTTCTGACGTTACCAGCAAAAAACTTTTTGATTCCGGTCAACGGCGCCGGAACTTTTTGCCTCGCTTTTGCTCCGTCGCCGTCGGGACTTTCCATAATCGGAAACATCCAGCAGGAAggtattcaaatttcaatcgATGGGGCCAATGGTTTCGTGGGATTTGGCCCAAATGTTTGCTAA
- the LOC111788236 gene encoding MDIS1-interacting receptor like kinase 2-like, producing MHSLKWVLLVFLWLCCVSLAVSMPTMAPVCAEEDRASLMSFKARIVQDTTDILASWTGSDCCSGDWEGVACGATGRVTSLQLQRPEKNSELFMKGTLSAALGNLHFLEVIVISGMKHIRGSIPESFTALSRLTQLVLEDNALGGTIPSSLGHLPSLQILSLSGNHLTGQIPPSIGNLMNLVQLNLARNLLSGPIPQSFKTFPSLEYFDLSSNELSGALPDHVGQFKNLTYIDLSNNQLSGPIPISIFSLPKLLDMLLSNNRLTGTIPVQIQGLKSINTLSLSGNQLRGQIPASISKLQNLWNLNLSRNGLSDPLPTILASNIPSLLTIDLSYNSFVFGTVPDWIRDKQLSAVHLAGCGLRGALPIFRAPDSITSIDLSDNQFTDGISNFLTNMSSLQKLKLSNNQLKFNLSELRLPNALSSLDLHSNQISGSLSNILNGKTSGFLEVIDVSKNEITGAIPEMNSGLGLKVLNIGGNKISGRIPSSISNIEELTKLDISRNQIQGTIPTSIGALAKLQWLDISINSLTGKIPNTLLAIQWLRHANFRSNRLCGKIPQGRPLNVFPAAAYAHNLCLCGTPLPPCREANEWKTKTKQ from the coding sequence ATGCACTCTCTCAAATGGGTATTGCTTGTTTTTCTCTGGTTGTGTTGTGTGTCGCTGGCCGTGTCGATGCCTACGATGGCCCCGGTTTGTGCAGAGGAAGATAGAGCTTCATTGATGAGCTTCAAGGCCAGGATTGTGCAGGACACGACGGATATCCTTGCGTCGTGGACAGGTAGCGATTGTTGCAGTGGTGATTGGGAAGGCGTGGCGTGTGGTGCGACGGGGAGAGTGACAAGCTTGCAGTTGCAGAGACCAGAGAAGAACAGTGAGCTGTTCATGAAGGGTACATTGTCTGCTGCTCTTGGCAATCTGCATTTTCTTGAGGTAATTGTGATAAGTGGAATGAAGCATATCCGTGGCTCAATTCCTGAGAGTTTCACAGCCCTGTCTCGTTTGACCCAGCTTGTCCTAGAGGACAATGCTCTTGGAGGAACCATCCCTTCAAGTTTAGGTCACCTGCCCTCTCTCCAGATCCTCTCTTTGAGTGGCAACCATTTGACAGGCCAGATTCCACCCTCCATAGGTAACCTTATGAACCTTGTTCAGCTAAATTTAGCTAGAAATTTACTTTCTGGTCCAATCCCACAGAGTTTCAAGACGTTCCCTAGCTTGGAATATTTTGATCTTAGCTCCAACGAGCTCTCTGGTGCCCTCCCTGATCATGTGGGTCAGTTCAAAAACCTCACTTATATTGATCTATCAAACAACCAGCTTTCAGGGCCAATACCCATCTCCATTTTCAGCTTGCCCAAGCTTTTGGACATGTTATTAAGCAACAACAGACTCACAGGAACCATTCCAGTCCAAATTCAAGGCCTCAAATCAATCAatactctctctctcagtGGCAATCAGCTTAGAGGTCAGATTCCAGCATCCATTTCAAAGCTTCAGAATCTATGGAACCTTAATCTATCAAGAAATGGGCTGTCGGATCCATTGCCAACCATTCTTGCAAGCAACATTCCATCACTTTTGACAATAGATCTGTCTTATAACAGCTTTGTTTTTGGGACAGTTCCTGATTGGATCAGAGACAAGCAACTCTCAGCAGTGCATCTTGCTGGGTGTGGCCTCAGGGGAGCCCTCCCCATCTTCAGAGCACCTGATTCTATAACTTCCATAGACCTCTCAGACAACCAATTCACAGATGGGATATCAAATTTCTTGACAAACATGTCTAGCCTGCAAAAACTCAAGCTCTCAAACAACCAGCTGAAATTTAACCTCTCAGAACTCAGATTGCCAAATGCTCTATCCTCTCTCGATCTTCACTCAAATCAGATTTCTGGGTCACTTTCTAACATCTTAAATGGTAAAACCAGTGGATTCTTAGAGGTAATTGATGTATCAAAGAATGAAATTACCGGCGCTATTCCAGAGATGAACTCTGGCTTGGGATTGAAGGTCCTCAACATTGGGGGAAACAAGATCAGCGGCCGCATTCCGAGCTCAATCTCGAACATAGAAGAGTTAACAAAGTTAGATATATCAAGAAATCAAATACAAGGAACAATCCCCACGAGTATTGGCGCTCTGGCAAAGCTTCAATGGCTGGATATCTCCATTAATTCTCTCACAGGCAAAATACCAAACACCTTGTTGGCAATCCAGTGGCTTCGACATGCGAACTTCAGATCGAACAGATTGTGCGGCAAAATCCCACAAGGGAGGCCGTTAAATGTGTTTCCAGCCGCCGCTTATGCCCATAATCTGTGCCTTTGTGGGACGCCATTGCCACCCTGTAGAGAAGCAAACGAATGGAAAACAAAGACGAAGCAGTGA
- the LOC111780697 gene encoding uncharacterized protein LOC111780697 has protein sequence MKPLQQNVIFGLVRRSAILFIPFAGSPSVASFRHFQSPASSTVVTMSYSHSPPVAKKVEHKMELFGDVRIDNYYWLRDDSRKNADIISYLQQENAYTDFVMSGTKQVEEQIYGEIRGRIKEDDISVPERKGPYYYYKRTLDGKEYVQYCRRFVPPGEEAVSVHDVMPTGPGAPPEHVILDENDKAQNQSYYCIGAFEVSPNNKLVAYAEDTKGDEIYTVYVIDAETGAPVGKPLAGVTSYLKWAGNDALVYITMDEILRPDKAWLHKLGTEQSTDTCLYHEKDDMFSLDLQASESKKYLFIASESKFTRFNFYLDVSRPEDGLTVLTPRVDGVDTFPSHRGNHFFIRRRSEEIFNSEVVACPLDNISATMVLLPHRESVKIQDIQLFLNHIVVFEREDGLPKIVVYSLPDIGEPLRSLEGGRAVDFTDATYSVALSESEFSSSILRFCYSSMRTPPSTYDYDMKSGVSILKKVETVLGGFDTNKYVTERKWATALDGTKVPLSIVYRKDLVKLDGSDPLLLYGYGSYEICIDPSFKGSRISLLDRGFIYTIAHIRGGGEMGRQWYENGKLLKKKNTFTDFISCAEYLIENKYCSREKLCIDGRSAGGLLIGAVLNMRPDLFKAAVAGVPFVDVLTTMLDPTIPLTTSEWEEWGDPRKEEFYFYMKSYSPVDNIKARHYPDILVTTGLNDPRVLYSEPAKFVAKLRDMKTDDNLLLFKCELGAGHFSKSGRFEKLQEDAFTYAFILKSLNMVPALGN, from the exons ATGAAGCCACTTCAACAAAATGTCATATTTGGTTTGGTTAGAAGAAGCGCTATTCTCTTCATTCCTTTTGCCGGCTCTCCGTCGGTAGCTTCATTCCGTCACTTCCAATCGCCGGCTTCATCGACGGTTGTCACAATGAGCTATTCTCACTCTCCTCCGGTGGCTAAGAAGGTGGAACACAAAATGGAGTTGTTTGGGGATGTAAGGATCGACAATTATTACTGGTTGCGCGACGATTCTCGCAAAAATGCCGATATCATTTCGTATTTGCAGCAGGAGAATGCCTATACTGATTTCGTCATGTCCG GAACAAAGCAAGTGGAAGAACAGATTTATGGTGAGATAAGAGGACGAATCAAGGAGGATGATATATCTGTGCCTGAGAGAAAAGGCCCTTACTATTACTATAAGAGGACTCTAGACGGGAAAGAATATGTTCAATATTGCAGGCGTTTTGTACCCCCTGGTGAAGAGGCTGTCTCTGTGCACGATGTCATGCCTACTGGACCTGGTGCTCCTCCGGAGCATGTTATATTGGACGAAAATGACAAGGCACAGAACCAATCCTACTACTGCATTGGTGCCTTTGAG GTTAGTCCAAACAACAAGCTAGTGGCGTATGCAGAAGACACTAAAGGAGATGAAATCTACACGGTCTATGTTATTGATGCCGAGACTGGAGCTCCTGTAGGAAAACCTCTTGCAGGCGTGACATCGTATCTCAAATGGGCTGGCAATGACGCTTTAGTATACATCACAATGGATGAGATTCTTCGACCTGATAAG GCATGGTTACATAAACTGGGAACAGAGCAGTCAACGGACACCTGCCTTTATCATGAAAAGGATGACATGTTCTCTCTCGATCTTCAAGCTTCTGAGAGCaagaaatatttgtttattgcATCTGAAAGTAAGTTTACTAGGTTCAACTTTTACCTTGATGTATCAAGGCCAGAAGATGGGCTTACTGTCTTGACACCTAGAGTGGATGGAGTTGACACTTTTCCCAGTCATCGtggaaatcatttttttatccgGAGACGAAGTGAAGAGATTTTCAATTCAGAAGTAGTAGCTTGCCCTCTCGATAATATATCAGCGACAATGGTTCTTCTTCCGCACAGGGAAAG TGTGAAAATCCAGGACATACAACTGTTTCTTAACCACATCGTTGTATTCGAACGTGAAGATGGTCTACCAAAAATTGTTGTCTATAGCCTTCCTGATATTGGAGAACCACTTAGAAGCCTTGAAGGTGGACGAGCTGTGGATTTTACTGATGCGACTTATTCAGTGGCTTTATCAGAATCAGAATTCTCTTCCAGTATTTTACGGTTCTGTTACAGCTCAATGAGGACACCCCCCTCTACATACGACTATGATATGAAATCAGGAGTTTCCATTCTAAAGAAAGTTGAAACA GTGTTGGGAGGTTTTGATACTAATAAATATGTCACAGAGAGGAAATGGGCAACTGCTCTAGATGGCACTAAAGTTCCCCTATCAATTGTTTATCGAAAGGATCTAGTGAAACTTGATGGTTCAGACCCACTTCTACTTTACGGCTATGGTTCTTACGAG ATATGCATAGACCCTAGTTTCAAGGGATCAAGGATATCTTTGTTAGACAGAGGTTTTATTTATACAATAGCTCACATTCGTGGAGGTGGTGAAATGGGGAGGCAGTGGTACGAAAATGGAAAGTTactgaagaaaaagaatacatTCACGGATTTTATTTCTTGTGCTGAATACTTGATCGAGAATAAATACTGTTCAAGGGAAAAACTGTGCATTGATGGAAGAAGTGCTGGGGGTTTGCTTATTGGTGCTGTTCTAAATATGAGGCCTGATTTGTTCAAAGCTGCAGTTGCTGGGGTACCTTTTGTAGATGTTCTAACGACCATGCTTGATCCGACAATTCCCCTTACGACTTCGGAGTGGGAG GAATGGGGTGACCCTAGGAAGGAGGAATTCTACTTTTACATGAAATCATATTCGCCAGTTGACAAT ATTAAGGCTCGACATTATCCAGACATACTTGTTACCACCGGCTTAAACG ATCCCCGTGTTTTATATTCAGAACCCGCTAAGTTTGTGGCAAAATTAAGGGATATGAAGACCGATGATAATCTTTTGCTTTTCAAATGTGAACTTGGTGCCGGACACTTTTCAAAGTCGGGAAG ATTTGAGAAGCTACAAGAGGATGCTTTCACGTACGCTTTTATACTGAAGTCACTTAACATGGTTCCTGCTCTCGGAAATTGA
- the LOC111805077 gene encoding phytochrome-associated serine/threonine-protein phosphatase-like isoform X1 — MDLDQWIAKVKEGQHLLEDELQLLCEFVKEILIEESNVQPVNSPVTVCGDIHGQFHDLMKLFQTGGHVPETNYIFMGDFVDRGYNSLEVFTILLLLKARYPANITLLRGNHESRQLTQVYGFYDECQRKYGNANAWRYCTDVFDYLTLSAIIDGTVLCVHGGLSPDVRTINQIRVIDRNCEIPHEGPFCDLMWSDPEDIETWAVSPRGAGWLFGSRVTSEFNHINKLDLVCRAHQLVQEGLKYMFQDKGLVTVWSAPNYCYRCGNVASILSFNDNMEREVKFFTETEENNQMRGPRTGVPYFL; from the exons ATGGATTTGGACCAGTGGATCGCTAAGGTCAAGGAAGGCCAGCACCTTCTTGAAGACGAGCTTCAACTTCTTTGTGAATTC GTAAAAGAGATCCTCATTGAGGAATCTAATGTGCAACCTGTCAACAGTCCTGTAACGGTTTGTGGTGATATTCACGGTCAGTTTCATGACCTGATGAAACTTTTTCAGACCGGAGGTCATGTACCGGAgacaaattatattttcatg GGTGATTTTGTTGATCGAGGTTATAACAGTCTCGAAGTTTTTACGATTCTTTTGCTTCTTAAAGCCAG ATATCCGGCTAACATCACACTATTGCGAGGAAACCATGAGAGTAGACAGCTTACACAG GTTTATGGTTTTTATGATGAGTGCCAGAGAAAGTATGGAAATGCTAATGCATGGCGGTACTGTACAGATGTTTTTGACTACTTGACACTCTCAGCAATTATAGATGGAACC GTTCTCTGTGTCCATGGAGGGCTCTCTCCTGATGTTCGAACCATAAATCAG ATAAGGGTGATTGATAGAAATTGTGAAATTCCGCATGAGGGGCCTTTTTGTGATCTTATGTGGAGTGATCCAGAAGATATTGAAACATGGGCAGTGAGTCCACGAGGAGCAGGTTGGCTTTTTGGTTCCAGGGTTACTTCTGAG TTCAATCACATTAATAAACTTGATTTGGTTTGCCGAGCACATCAACTTGTACAAGAAGGTCTCAAGTATATGTTTCAGGATAAAGGCCTTGTGACT GTATGGTCTGCTCCAAATTATTGTTATCGTTGTGGAAATGTAGCTTCTATATTGAGCTTTAATGATAATATG GAAAGAGAGGTGAAGTTCTTCACTGAGACAGAGGAGAATAATCAGATGAGAGGCCCAAGAACAGGAGTTCCATATTTCTTATGA
- the LOC111805077 gene encoding phytochrome-associated serine/threonine-protein phosphatase-like isoform X2, with amino-acid sequence MDLDQWIAKVKEGQHLLEDELQLLCEFVKEILIEESNVQPVNSPVTVCGDIHGQFHDLMKLFQTGGHVPETNYIFMGDFVDRGYNSLEVFTILLLLKARYPANITLLRGNHESRQLTQVYGFYDECQRKYGNANAWRYCTDVFDYLTLSAIIDGTVLCVHGGLSPDVRTINQFGTLLA; translated from the exons ATGGATTTGGACCAGTGGATCGCTAAGGTCAAGGAAGGCCAGCACCTTCTTGAAGACGAGCTTCAACTTCTTTGTGAATTC GTAAAAGAGATCCTCATTGAGGAATCTAATGTGCAACCTGTCAACAGTCCTGTAACGGTTTGTGGTGATATTCACGGTCAGTTTCATGACCTGATGAAACTTTTTCAGACCGGAGGTCATGTACCGGAgacaaattatattttcatg GGTGATTTTGTTGATCGAGGTTATAACAGTCTCGAAGTTTTTACGATTCTTTTGCTTCTTAAAGCCAG ATATCCGGCTAACATCACACTATTGCGAGGAAACCATGAGAGTAGACAGCTTACACAG GTTTATGGTTTTTATGATGAGTGCCAGAGAAAGTATGGAAATGCTAATGCATGGCGGTACTGTACAGATGTTTTTGACTACTTGACACTCTCAGCAATTATAGATGGAACC GTTCTCTGTGTCCATGGAGGGCTCTCTCCTGATGTTCGAACCATAAATCAG TTTGGAACTTTACTGGCTTGA